In one Stenotrophomonas maltophilia genomic region, the following are encoded:
- the surE gene encoding 5'/3'-nucleotidase SurE → MRILVSNDDGVDAAGIRMLASVLRDAGHEVTVVAPDRDRSGASNSLTLDLPIRLKRIDHYTVSVAGTPTDCVHLALTGLLEFEPDIVVSGINNAANLGDDVIYSGTVSAAMEGRFLGLPAVAVSLVTRNHDPRHFETAARAAVEIVARLKADPLPADTILNVNVPDLPWTEVKGFEVTRLGNRHRAEGCIPQKDPRGNEVYWIGPAGREQDSGPGTDFHAVRTGHISITPIQVDLTRYQALEKVASWVGGLSAALDQPA, encoded by the coding sequence ATGCGAATTCTGGTCAGTAACGACGATGGCGTCGACGCCGCAGGTATCCGGATGCTTGCCTCGGTACTGCGTGACGCCGGCCACGAAGTGACGGTGGTCGCACCCGACCGCGATCGCTCAGGCGCCAGCAATTCACTGACCCTGGACCTGCCCATCCGGCTCAAGCGCATCGATCACTACACCGTGTCGGTGGCCGGCACGCCCACCGACTGCGTGCATCTGGCGCTGACCGGCCTGCTGGAGTTCGAACCCGACATTGTCGTGTCGGGCATCAACAACGCCGCCAACCTGGGTGACGACGTGATCTATTCCGGAACCGTCTCGGCGGCGATGGAGGGGCGCTTCCTCGGCCTGCCCGCGGTGGCGGTGTCCCTGGTGACCCGCAATCACGATCCCCGTCACTTCGAGACCGCGGCGCGTGCCGCCGTGGAAATCGTCGCCCGCCTCAAGGCCGACCCGCTGCCGGCGGACACCATCCTCAACGTCAACGTGCCCGACCTGCCGTGGACCGAGGTCAAGGGTTTCGAAGTCACCCGGCTGGGCAACCGCCATCGCGCCGAAGGCTGCATCCCGCAGAAGGATCCACGCGGCAACGAGGTGTACTGGATCGGTCCGGCGGGCCGCGAGCAGGACTCCGGCCCCGGCACCGACTTCCACGCGGTGCGTACCGGGCATATCTCGATCACCCCGATCCAGGTGGATCTGACCCGCTATCAGGCGCTTGAGAAAGTGGCCAGCTGGGTCGGCGGTCTCAGCGCCGCGCTGGACCAGCCGGCATGA
- a CDS encoding protein-L-isoaspartate(D-aspartate) O-methyltransferase, protein MSPRLRLQPEAVGIGMTSQRVRDRLVDRLREAGIVDESTLNAIRVVPRHLFIDEALASRAYEDTALPIGHGQTISQPWVVARMTEAVVQVAPKRVLEVGTGSGYQAAVLGALGLEVYTVERIGDLLRQARKRFRALGMNIRTKHDDGRVGWAEHGPFDAIVVTAAAPALVDALIEQLAEGGRLVAPVGGASAQSLVQLDRRADGSVEQRVLAPVTFVPLLSGMLD, encoded by the coding sequence ATGAGCCCACGCCTGCGCCTGCAACCGGAAGCCGTCGGCATCGGCATGACGTCACAGCGCGTCCGCGATCGTCTGGTCGATCGCCTGCGCGAAGCCGGCATCGTCGACGAATCCACGCTGAACGCGATCCGGGTGGTGCCCCGCCATCTGTTCATCGACGAGGCCCTGGCCTCGCGGGCCTATGAAGACACCGCGCTGCCGATCGGCCACGGCCAGACCATCTCGCAACCCTGGGTGGTGGCCCGGATGACCGAAGCGGTCGTGCAGGTGGCGCCCAAGCGGGTGCTGGAAGTGGGGACGGGCTCCGGCTACCAGGCCGCCGTGCTTGGTGCACTGGGTCTGGAGGTCTACACCGTGGAGCGCATCGGCGACCTGCTGCGGCAGGCCCGCAAGCGGTTCCGCGCACTCGGCATGAACATCCGCACCAAGCACGATGACGGCCGTGTCGGCTGGGCCGAGCACGGCCCGTTTGATGCCATCGTCGTCACAGCTGCGGCCCCGGCGCTGGTCGACGCACTGATCGAGCAGCTGGCCGAAGGTGGCCGGCTGGTGGCGCCGGTCGGCGGTGCCAGTGCACAGTCGCTGGTGCAGCTGGACCGCAGGGCCGACGGCAGCGTCGAACAGCGCGTGCTGGCACCGGTCACCTTCGTGCCGCTGCTGTCTGGCATGCTGGATTGA
- a CDS encoding YqaA family protein, which yields MKIFGPLYERAMKWAAHERAPTYLTVLSFFEAIIFPVMPEVMLAPMCVAQPRRGWWFATLSLAGSMVGAVVGYALGHFAFEAIKPLFEVLGMLPAIEQGITTVQEKMAESPWAVFTFLVLGGFMPIPMKVFTWASGIVGVPMPQYLLSMLIGRGKRVYVLAAVIRIGGARAEAALRRWIEPLGWIATALVVVLIAWLVWRSKFA from the coding sequence ATGAAGATTTTCGGACCGCTGTACGAGCGGGCGATGAAGTGGGCGGCGCACGAACGCGCGCCGACCTACCTGACGGTGCTGAGTTTTTTCGAGGCGATCATCTTTCCGGTGATGCCGGAAGTGATGCTGGCCCCGATGTGCGTGGCTCAACCCCGGCGCGGCTGGTGGTTCGCGACCCTCAGCCTGGCCGGTTCGATGGTCGGTGCCGTGGTCGGCTATGCGCTGGGTCACTTCGCATTCGAGGCGATCAAGCCGTTGTTCGAAGTGCTGGGCATGTTGCCGGCAATCGAACAGGGCATCACCACCGTGCAGGAGAAGATGGCCGAATCGCCGTGGGCGGTGTTCACGTTCCTGGTCCTGGGCGGCTTCATGCCGATCCCGATGAAGGTCTTCACGTGGGCATCGGGTATCGTCGGCGTACCGATGCCGCAGTACCTGCTGAGCATGCTGATCGGACGCGGCAAGCGCGTGTATGTGCTCGCTGCCGTGATCCGCATCGGTGGAGCGCGCGCCGAAGCGGCGCTGCGTCGCTGGATTGAACCGCTGGGCTGGATCGCCACCGCGTTGGTGGTGGTGCTGATCGCCTGGCTTGTATGGAGGTCGAAGTTCGCATGA
- a CDS encoding peptidoglycan DD-metalloendopeptidase family protein yields MSADRLSKGVRVGALVLLVSGLAACGTATVVRPNGSGGGAAVTTPKTSVAKPGQTVVVRKGDTIYALARIHDITPADLIAWNSLDNPSTIYPGQVIRLYPPGASSGRAPTTVVTAPRSGGSTAPATAPAGPVKSNIAWRWPADGAIVGRYVAGDATKQGVDIAGTSGQAVKATANGVVVYSGAGLVGYGELIIIKHSDQWLSAYGHNRKRLVNEGQSVKAGEQIAEMGRTGANRDMLHFEIRYNGKPVDPQQYLPAR; encoded by the coding sequence ATGAGTGCTGATCGTCTGAGCAAGGGAGTGCGCGTCGGCGCGCTGGTGCTGCTGGTTTCCGGCCTGGCTGCCTGTGGCACTGCCACGGTGGTGCGGCCCAATGGCAGTGGTGGCGGGGCGGCGGTCACTACGCCCAAGACTTCGGTGGCCAAGCCGGGGCAGACCGTGGTCGTGCGCAAGGGCGACACGATCTACGCGCTGGCCCGCATCCACGACATCACCCCGGCCGATCTGATCGCGTGGAACAGCCTGGACAACCCGTCGACGATCTATCCGGGGCAGGTCATCCGCCTGTATCCGCCGGGGGCCAGCAGCGGCCGCGCACCGACCACCGTGGTCACCGCGCCGCGCAGCGGCGGCAGCACGGCACCGGCCACGGCACCGGCCGGTCCGGTGAAGAGCAACATCGCCTGGCGCTGGCCAGCCGATGGCGCGATCGTGGGCCGCTACGTGGCAGGCGACGCAACCAAGCAGGGCGTCGACATTGCCGGCACCAGCGGGCAGGCCGTCAAGGCCACCGCCAACGGTGTGGTGGTGTACTCGGGCGCCGGACTGGTCGGCTATGGCGAGCTGATCATCATCAAGCACAGCGACCAGTGGCTGTCGGCCTACGGCCACAACCGCAAGCGCCTGGTCAACGAGGGACAGAGCGTGAAGGCGGGTGAGCAGATTGCCGAGATGGGGCGCACCGGCGCGAATCGCGACATGCTGCACTTTGAAATCCGCTACAACGGCAAGCCGGTCGATCCGCAGCAGTACCTGCCAGCGCGCTAG
- a CDS encoding Mth938-like domain-containing protein: protein MQLNHEPPDYAYSLRAADGRSAKVNDTVLASSFLLTPDQLVEHWPVADAAALTVADLEPVLALSPALIVLGTGERQVFPSAAVMAACLSRGIGLEVMNNPAAARTFNILAGEGRKVAAAFILEG, encoded by the coding sequence ATGCAGCTGAACCACGAGCCGCCCGATTACGCCTACAGCCTGCGCGCTGCCGATGGCCGCTCGGCCAAGGTCAATGACACGGTGCTGGCCAGCAGCTTTCTGCTGACGCCGGACCAGCTGGTCGAACATTGGCCTGTCGCCGATGCGGCGGCGCTGACGGTGGCCGACCTGGAACCGGTGCTGGCACTGAGTCCTGCATTGATCGTGCTGGGAACCGGCGAGCGGCAGGTGTTTCCGTCGGCTGCGGTGATGGCCGCCTGCCTGTCGCGCGGGATCGGCCTGGAAGTGATGAACAACCCTGCCGCGGCGCGCACCTTCAACATCCTTGCCGGCGAAGGCCGCAAGGTGGCGGCCGCGTTCATCCTGGAAGGTTGA
- the yhbY gene encoding ribosome assembly RNA-binding protein YhbY, with the protein MSIALTASQTRFLRGQAHDLKALLQTGGKGVTPAFIAELNEVLERHELVKVKVAAEDREARDAMIGEIVEATNSALVQRIGHVAVLYRPSREQRQIVLPRG; encoded by the coding sequence ATGTCCATCGCCCTGACCGCCTCCCAGACCCGTTTCCTGCGCGGCCAAGCCCACGACCTGAAGGCCCTGCTGCAGACCGGCGGCAAGGGAGTGACCCCGGCCTTCATCGCGGAGCTGAACGAAGTGCTGGAGCGCCACGAGCTGGTCAAGGTCAAGGTCGCAGCCGAGGACCGCGAGGCCCGGGACGCGATGATCGGCGAGATCGTCGAAGCCACCAACAGTGCGCTGGTGCAGCGCATCGGTCACGTTGCCGTGCTGTATCGCCCGAGCAGGGAGCAGCGCCAGATCGTGCTGCCGCGCGGCTGA
- the rlmE gene encoding 23S rRNA (uridine(2552)-2'-O)-methyltransferase RlmE, translating into MATRSKSSQRWLKEHFSDPFVKKAQAEGMRSRAAYKLEELLERDRLLKRNMVVVDLGAAPGGWSQQVRRQMGDTGRVLALDILDMPPLAGVEFLHGDFREEAVLSQFEAMLGDEPVDLVLSDMAPNKSGMDAVDQPRMMHLAELALDFADNHLKTGGAFLIKLFQGVGFDDYVREMRRRYDKVSIRKPEASRKRSPEVYALGQGKRAHMK; encoded by the coding sequence ATGGCAACCCGCAGCAAAAGCAGCCAGCGCTGGCTCAAGGAACACTTCTCCGACCCCTTCGTGAAGAAGGCGCAGGCCGAAGGCATGCGCTCGCGGGCGGCCTACAAGCTTGAAGAGTTGCTTGAACGTGACCGCCTGCTGAAGCGGAACATGGTCGTGGTGGACCTCGGTGCCGCCCCTGGCGGGTGGTCTCAGCAGGTTCGGAGACAGATGGGCGATACCGGCCGCGTGCTGGCGCTGGACATCCTGGACATGCCGCCGCTGGCGGGTGTGGAGTTCCTTCACGGTGACTTCAGGGAAGAAGCCGTCCTATCTCAGTTCGAAGCCATGCTCGGGGACGAGCCGGTGGACCTTGTGCTGTCGGACATGGCCCCCAATAAAAGTGGCATGGACGCGGTCGACCAGCCGCGGATGATGCATCTGGCGGAGCTGGCGCTGGACTTCGCCGACAACCACCTGAAGACCGGCGGGGCGTTCCTGATCAAGCTGTTCCAGGGTGTGGGCTTTGACGACTACGTGCGTGAAATGCGCCGTCGCTACGACAAGGTCTCCATCCGCAAGCCGGAAGCGTCGCGCAAACGCTCTCCCGAGGTGTACGCCTTGGGTCAGGGCAAACGCGCCCACATGAAGTAA